One window of the Sphaerochaeta associata genome contains the following:
- the istB gene encoding IS21-like element helper ATPase IstB — translation MMMTSTIRIQRREEISDMCRKLFLSQQLVALCQQATPRQEEFLHDVLSMEVESRERSKRSRLLNRARFPMPKSMEGYDYSHVRLPPSITRVELEGCEFIGRKTNLVCYGPVGTGKTHMAIALGMKACEMGLAARFYTVTELVLKLAEARKNGVLERLVSDIRRLDLLILDEWGYVPVDKEGSQLLFRIISDSYESKSLILTTNLEFSKWGGIFTDQQMAAAMIDRLIHHGHLLVFEGQSYRMEHALMRKTASERSKGGDEHGR, via the coding sequence ATGATGATGACTTCAACCATCCGCATCCAACGTAGGGAAGAGATATCGGACATGTGCCGGAAACTGTTCCTTTCCCAACAACTGGTAGCGTTGTGCCAGCAGGCAACGCCGAGGCAGGAAGAGTTCCTGCATGACGTGCTGTCAATGGAGGTGGAGAGCCGGGAACGCTCAAAACGCTCCAGGCTGCTCAACCGGGCCCGGTTTCCCATGCCCAAGAGCATGGAAGGCTACGACTATTCTCATGTGCGCCTGCCGCCTTCCATTACCAGGGTGGAACTGGAAGGCTGCGAATTCATTGGCAGGAAGACCAACCTGGTCTGCTATGGACCGGTGGGAACCGGGAAAACGCATATGGCCATAGCACTGGGGATGAAGGCCTGCGAGATGGGCCTTGCAGCCCGGTTCTATACGGTGACCGAGCTGGTGCTGAAACTGGCCGAGGCACGGAAGAACGGAGTCTTGGAACGCTTGGTGTCGGACATACGCAGACTGGATCTGCTCATTCTTGATGAGTGGGGGTACGTACCGGTGGACAAGGAGGGGTCCCAGCTCCTGTTCCGCATCATCAGCGACAGCTACGAGAGCAAAAGCCTCATTCTTACGACGAACCTCGAGTTTTCCAAGTGGGGTGGCATCTTCACCGACCAGCAGATGGCTGCAGCAATGATCGACAGGCTCATCCACCATGGGCACCTGCTTGTGTTCGAGGGGCAGAGCTACCGGATGGAGCATGCATTGATGCGGAAGACCGCATCCGAGCGGTCGAAAGGGGGTGACGAACATGGTCGTTGA
- the istA gene encoding IS21 family transposase, which yields MSQINCIRDLRKEGYSVARIAREVSVDEKTARKYLCMEDFSPKPPQKKEGLPSKLDPYKPQIDGWLSNDEKENSKQRHTAQRVYDRLVELHPEFGCSYPTVSRYVRKTRAQRSSYRACQELVWHPGEAQGDFGEADCYERGVKQRKHYLVCVFPNSNADFPQMFNGETSECICQGFQDVFEFIGGVFPLVVIDNATGAGRRIGQEIREAKLFAQFRAHYGFSIRFCSPGSGWEKGCVENKIGTVRRNRFVPLPEFDDLQQYNKGLLEQATSFQGNTHYKKNTIIGELFEQDREALLPLPRHRFDVCRYVYAKADGYGKVEIDGNHHYSTRPEYRGSEVLVGIRAHTVDIYDEKRKILVSHVRKFGKERSDSVDPRTSMAVLMRNVGAWPNSGVREMVSSPVRDYLDALDRESLKDALRTMNLLSERYSFERALDAFDLVLRNPGNAPFSDAMVFAARMAEFGDQTDLDAGPDLSLYDQLLEQRRVQP from the coding sequence ATGTCCCAAATCAATTGTATCAGAGATTTGAGGAAAGAGGGATACTCAGTGGCAAGGATTGCCAGGGAAGTATCGGTCGATGAGAAGACGGCGAGGAAGTACCTCTGCATGGAAGACTTCTCACCGAAGCCGCCTCAAAAGAAGGAGGGGTTGCCCAGCAAGCTGGACCCCTACAAGCCGCAGATAGACGGATGGCTTTCCAACGATGAAAAGGAGAATTCGAAACAGCGCCATACCGCCCAGCGCGTCTATGACAGGTTGGTGGAGCTGCATCCGGAATTCGGTTGCTCCTACCCAACGGTATCGCGGTATGTGAGGAAAACACGTGCACAACGCTCGAGTTACAGGGCCTGCCAGGAGCTGGTATGGCATCCGGGTGAGGCCCAGGGGGACTTCGGCGAGGCGGACTGCTATGAAAGAGGCGTCAAGCAGCGCAAGCATTATCTTGTCTGCGTGTTTCCGAATTCAAATGCGGATTTTCCCCAGATGTTCAACGGAGAGACCAGCGAATGCATCTGCCAGGGCTTTCAGGACGTCTTTGAGTTCATCGGCGGAGTCTTCCCCCTGGTTGTGATAGACAATGCCACCGGAGCAGGTCGTCGCATCGGGCAGGAGATACGGGAAGCGAAGCTCTTCGCCCAATTCAGGGCTCACTACGGCTTCTCCATACGATTCTGCAGTCCGGGTAGTGGATGGGAAAAGGGGTGCGTCGAGAATAAAATCGGCACGGTCCGCAGGAACCGGTTCGTTCCCCTGCCCGAGTTCGACGACCTGCAGCAATACAACAAGGGCTTGCTGGAGCAGGCGACGAGCTTTCAGGGAAATACCCATTACAAGAAGAACACAATCATAGGCGAGCTTTTCGAACAGGACCGCGAGGCACTGCTGCCGCTGCCCCGACACCGTTTTGATGTCTGTCGGTATGTGTACGCCAAGGCCGACGGGTACGGGAAGGTGGAGATTGACGGCAACCACCATTACTCAACCCGTCCCGAATACCGGGGAAGCGAAGTGCTGGTGGGCATCCGGGCCCACACCGTCGACATCTATGACGAGAAGCGCAAGATCCTGGTGAGCCACGTCCGCAAATTCGGCAAGGAGCGGTCCGACAGCGTCGACCCAAGAACCTCCATGGCCGTACTCATGAGAAATGTGGGAGCGTGGCCCAACAGCGGTGTGAGGGAGATGGTGTCCTCCCCCGTACGCGATTATCTCGATGCGCTGGACAGGGAATCGCTGAAGGATGCCCTGCGAACGATGAACCTGCTGAGCGAGCGCTACAGCTTCGAAAGAGCACTTGATGCGTTCGACCTGGTGCTGAGGAACCCCGGCAACGCCCCGTTCAGCGATGCAATGGTGTTTGCGGCGAGGATGGCGGAGTTCGGGGACCAAACCGACCTGGACGCCGGTCCCGACCTTTCGTTGTACGACCAGCTTCTGGAACAACGGAGGGTGCAGCCATGA
- the lpdA gene encoding dihydrolipoyl dehydrogenase has product MQEKKADLVVLGGGPGGYSAAFRAADLGRKVTLIEKSPVLGGVCLNVGCIPSKTLLHLAEVIEDAEKLAPLGVSFGKPTFDLEKIRAHRDSVIGTLTGGLDSLCKARKVERIVGTGTFLSDTGLKVVTDKEELKLTFEDLIIAVGSRSVQIPGIPYEDERVWDSTKALELTHIPKRLAIIGGGIIGLEVATMYHALGSRITIIEMMDSLIPPADADLKQPLVRKLKKQYEAIYTSTKVEKVEAKKEALVLHLKGEKAPETIEADAVLVAVGRKANSDGIALENTSIKTNTRGWIEVDKKLRTNVAHVFAIGDVVGDPMLAHKSSHQGKVAAEVASGHASAFTPMGIPSVAYTSPEVAWIGLTEAEAKQKGIAFKKGSFPWMANGRALSAVCVA; this is encoded by the coding sequence ATGCAAGAGAAGAAAGCTGACCTTGTGGTCCTCGGAGGAGGACCCGGAGGGTATAGTGCAGCGTTCCGTGCCGCTGATTTGGGCAGGAAGGTGACACTCATCGAAAAGAGCCCGGTGTTGGGAGGAGTGTGTCTGAATGTCGGCTGCATCCCGTCCAAGACTCTGCTACACCTTGCCGAGGTAATCGAGGATGCCGAAAAACTTGCTCCTCTTGGAGTTTCTTTTGGCAAGCCCACCTTCGATTTGGAGAAAATCCGGGCCCATCGCGATTCGGTGATAGGCACCCTTACTGGCGGGCTGGACTCGCTGTGCAAGGCAAGGAAGGTCGAGCGCATCGTGGGAACCGGTACGTTTCTCTCCGATACCGGTCTTAAGGTGGTTACCGACAAGGAGGAGCTGAAGCTCACCTTTGAGGACCTGATCATCGCCGTGGGATCGCGCTCGGTGCAAATCCCGGGCATTCCCTATGAGGATGAACGGGTTTGGGACTCTACGAAGGCTCTGGAGCTTACGCACATTCCCAAGCGTCTTGCGATCATCGGGGGAGGAATCATCGGCCTTGAGGTGGCTACCATGTACCACGCCCTGGGCTCTCGGATTACCATCATTGAGATGATGGACTCCCTCATTCCTCCTGCCGATGCCGATCTCAAGCAGCCGTTGGTGAGAAAGCTAAAGAAGCAGTATGAGGCGATCTACACCTCGACGAAAGTTGAGAAGGTGGAGGCGAAAAAGGAGGCCCTCGTTCTCCATCTGAAAGGCGAAAAGGCTCCTGAAACCATCGAAGCCGATGCCGTGCTGGTGGCTGTGGGAAGAAAGGCCAACTCCGATGGCATTGCACTGGAGAATACGTCGATCAAGACGAATACGCGCGGCTGGATCGAGGTGGACAAGAAGCTCAGAACCAATGTCGCCCATGTCTTTGCCATTGGTGATGTCGTGGGAGACCCGATGCTTGCCCATAAGAGCAGCCACCAAGGCAAGGTGGCTGCAGAGGTGGCATCAGGTCATGCGTCGGCCTTCACTCCGATGGGTATTCCCTCGGTTGCCTATACAAGCCCTGAGGTTGCCTGGATCGGTCTGACCGAAGCAGAAGCCAAACAGAAGGGGATAGCCTTCAAGAAGGGGTCCTTCCCCTGGATGGCAAACGGCAGGGCGTTGAGCGCAGTGTGTGTAGCGTAA
- a CDS encoding 2-oxo acid dehydrogenase subunit E2 encodes MAIKQILIPDIGDFEDVPIIDVYIKVGDVIASEGSVVALESEKAVLDVPSPYAGTITKVLLKEGDTVSKGSVVAEIEVASEEVEQSPAKETEKEQPAEPKEEPASEVAEEVEKPVEVTEKQDRITEFINEQAPGAVYHATPSLRKYARELGVDLALVKGSGPNGRILHEDVQALVKKALSGIGTASVSFGKIELEDFSKYGKTERRKLTRIQKISGPHLQKSWQIIPHVTQYDEADVTDLEELRRTLKEEMKKSNDPVSISILAFIIKAVVAALKKFPQMNASFDEDGGELILKHYYHIGIAVDTPEGLIVPVLRDADTKSVTDIARELASLSQKARERKLKPEDLSGGSFSISSLGGIGGTAFTPLINPPQVAILGVSRLSKKPVWNGKEFVARDILPFSVAYDHRVIDGADGVRFTTYLASLLGDLRRVLL; translated from the coding sequence ATGGCAATCAAGCAAATACTCATCCCGGATATCGGGGATTTTGAAGACGTTCCAATCATCGATGTGTACATCAAGGTCGGCGATGTCATCGCTTCTGAAGGCTCGGTGGTTGCTCTTGAGAGCGAGAAGGCCGTTCTTGATGTTCCCTCCCCCTATGCAGGAACCATAACCAAGGTGTTGCTCAAGGAGGGGGACACCGTCTCCAAGGGCAGTGTGGTGGCCGAAATCGAGGTCGCGTCAGAGGAAGTTGAACAAAGCCCTGCCAAAGAAACGGAGAAAGAGCAACCCGCAGAACCCAAGGAAGAACCCGCATCCGAGGTTGCCGAAGAGGTTGAAAAGCCGGTTGAAGTGACAGAGAAGCAGGATCGTATCACTGAGTTCATCAATGAGCAGGCACCAGGTGCCGTCTACCATGCAACTCCTTCCCTGCGTAAGTATGCACGGGAGCTTGGAGTCGATCTTGCACTGGTGAAGGGCAGCGGGCCCAACGGGAGGATTCTGCATGAGGATGTGCAGGCCTTGGTGAAGAAAGCCCTCAGTGGAATTGGTACAGCTTCGGTCTCTTTCGGCAAGATTGAGCTTGAGGACTTCTCAAAGTACGGGAAGACCGAACGCAGGAAGCTTACCCGCATCCAGAAAATTTCCGGGCCTCATCTGCAGAAGAGCTGGCAGATCATCCCTCATGTCACCCAGTATGACGAGGCTGATGTCACTGATCTTGAAGAGCTGAGAAGAACACTCAAGGAGGAGATGAAGAAGAGCAACGATCCTGTGAGCATCAGCATCCTTGCTTTCATCATCAAGGCGGTCGTCGCAGCCTTGAAGAAGTTCCCCCAGATGAATGCATCCTTTGATGAGGACGGCGGTGAGTTGATTCTCAAGCATTACTACCATATCGGTATTGCAGTGGACACTCCCGAGGGCTTGATCGTCCCGGTTCTCAGGGATGCCGATACTAAGAGTGTCACAGACATTGCACGCGAGCTTGCCTCCTTGAGCCAGAAAGCCCGGGAGAGAAAACTGAAGCCCGAAGATCTTTCAGGTGGTTCGTTCAGTATCTCAAGCCTTGGAGGAATCGGGGGGACGGCGTTCACGCCTCTGATCAATCCTCCGCAGGTTGCCATTCTTGGTGTCTCACGGCTTTCCAAAAAGCCGGTTTGGAACGGCAAGGAGTTTGTCGCCCGCGACATCCTGCCTTTCTCCGTAGCCTATGACCACAGGGTCATCGATGGTGCCGACGGAGTTCGCTTTACCACGTATCTCGCCTCCCTTTTGGGTGATTTGCGTCGGGTGCTCCTCTAA
- the aceE gene encoding pyruvate dehydrogenase (acetyl-transferring), homodimeric type: protein MSKQIFHDPDPAETKDWLQSLEGVIQKEGDQKADYLLSELTQAARSKGVVTSPGVISPYINTTINDPAVIPPEDSLIARNVSAFVRWNAMVMVAKANEGGKGLGGHIASYSSSSAMYEVGFNWFFKGPQSEHGADLIYFQGHSSPGMYARAFIEGRLTEDQLEHFRQETEGKGLSSYPHPYLMPEFWQFPTVSMGLGPSMAIYQARFMKYMEGRGLKNNGDRKVWVFMGDGESDEPESLAALSLASREKLDNLIFVVNCNLQRLDGPVRGNGKIIQELEGKFRGAGWNVIKVIWGTEWDSILEKDTKGVLIQKLAHMVDGEFQTLQAKGPAYLREKLFSGDAYLESLVEGKTDKDLWQLSRGGHDPRKIYQAFHAASNQKGTPTVILFKTIKGYGMGSGEGAMGAHNLKHMEEKDLLAFRDHFHVPIDDEQAKNMVFIKPDPESKEGKFLARRREAMGGPVPFRYKDGEKLTVPAPSSFEDMLASSGERELSTTMAFVRLLTKLVKDEHIGERIVPIVSDEARTFGMEGLFRQIGIYAPDGQLYEPVDKDSFLWYREDAKGQILEEGITEAGAISSWIAAATSHANHQVSMIPFFIFYSMFGFQRIGDFIWAAGDSGAKGFLLGATAGRTTLNGEGLQHEDGHGLLLASTHPTCQAYDPTFSYELALIIQDGLKRMYEEGENIFYYITLMNENYTHPEMPKGVEEGIKKGAYLFKKAKKTKSPVVQLMGSGTILREVIAAAELLSADFGVEADIWSILGVNELHRDGVEAERYNLTHPEAKAKVPYLTKLLEDHDGPVVISTDYIRAYPEQIRRLIPNKRVTILGTDGFGRSDFRQALRKFFEVDRYYIAVAALKGLADEGKIPAKSVSEAIKKYGIDVDKPNPLTR from the coding sequence ATGAGTAAACAGATTTTTCATGATCCAGACCCTGCAGAGACCAAAGATTGGTTGCAGTCGCTAGAAGGTGTAATTCAGAAAGAAGGCGATCAGAAGGCTGATTATCTGCTTTCTGAGCTTACCCAAGCCGCTCGAAGCAAAGGAGTTGTCACCTCTCCCGGGGTGATCAGCCCTTATATAAATACAACCATAAACGACCCGGCTGTCATCCCACCCGAAGATTCTCTTATTGCTCGCAATGTTTCTGCATTCGTCCGTTGGAATGCCATGGTGATGGTAGCCAAGGCAAATGAAGGCGGGAAGGGGCTGGGCGGGCATATCGCCAGCTACTCATCTTCCTCTGCAATGTATGAAGTTGGATTCAACTGGTTCTTCAAAGGGCCTCAGTCTGAACATGGTGCGGACTTGATCTACTTCCAAGGCCACTCATCGCCGGGTATGTATGCCCGTGCATTCATAGAGGGAAGGCTTACAGAAGACCAACTGGAGCATTTCAGACAGGAAACGGAGGGCAAGGGGCTCTCTTCCTATCCCCACCCCTATCTGATGCCCGAATTCTGGCAGTTCCCGACGGTCTCCATGGGCCTTGGACCTTCCATGGCAATCTATCAGGCGCGCTTCATGAAATACATGGAGGGAAGGGGCCTGAAGAACAATGGCGACAGGAAAGTCTGGGTCTTCATGGGGGACGGCGAGTCGGATGAGCCCGAATCCTTGGCAGCACTCTCTCTCGCATCCAGGGAGAAACTCGACAACCTCATCTTTGTAGTCAACTGCAATTTGCAGCGCCTCGATGGGCCGGTTCGCGGCAATGGCAAGATCATCCAGGAGCTGGAAGGAAAATTCAGGGGAGCCGGATGGAATGTGATCAAAGTCATCTGGGGAACCGAATGGGACTCCATCCTGGAGAAGGATACCAAGGGGGTTCTCATCCAAAAACTCGCACACATGGTGGACGGCGAGTTCCAGACCTTGCAGGCCAAGGGTCCGGCTTATCTTCGTGAGAAGCTTTTCTCCGGGGATGCCTACCTAGAGTCACTGGTGGAAGGCAAGACCGACAAGGACCTGTGGCAGTTGAGTCGTGGAGGCCATGACCCCAGAAAAATCTATCAGGCATTCCATGCAGCATCGAACCAAAAAGGTACGCCCACGGTCATACTGTTCAAGACCATCAAGGGCTACGGCATGGGCAGCGGTGAAGGTGCGATGGGGGCGCACAACCTGAAGCACATGGAAGAGAAAGACCTGCTTGCCTTCAGGGACCACTTCCACGTACCCATTGATGACGAGCAGGCAAAGAACATGGTCTTCATCAAGCCCGACCCGGAAAGCAAGGAAGGTAAGTTCCTGGCCAGGCGCCGTGAGGCGATGGGCGGTCCGGTTCCTTTCCGCTATAAGGATGGAGAGAAACTGACGGTTCCCGCTCCCTCGAGTTTTGAGGATATGCTTGCCTCGAGTGGAGAAAGGGAGCTTTCCACCACCATGGCCTTCGTTCGCCTGCTTACCAAGCTGGTAAAGGACGAGCACATAGGGGAGAGGATCGTGCCCATCGTCTCCGATGAGGCCCGGACCTTCGGTATGGAGGGCTTGTTCAGGCAGATCGGTATCTATGCACCGGACGGACAGCTGTACGAGCCGGTGGACAAGGATTCGTTCCTCTGGTACCGCGAGGATGCAAAAGGCCAGATCCTGGAAGAGGGCATTACTGAAGCCGGAGCAATTTCCTCCTGGATAGCTGCGGCCACCAGTCATGCGAACCACCAGGTTTCCATGATTCCTTTCTTCATTTTCTACTCGATGTTCGGCTTCCAGCGCATCGGTGACTTCATTTGGGCCGCAGGGGACAGCGGGGCGAAGGGCTTCTTGCTGGGAGCAACGGCAGGAAGGACCACCTTGAACGGTGAGGGACTGCAGCATGAGGACGGGCATGGGCTGCTCTTGGCATCGACCCATCCCACCTGCCAGGCCTATGATCCTACATTCTCCTACGAGCTTGCACTCATTATTCAGGACGGGCTGAAGCGCATGTATGAGGAAGGGGAGAATATCTTCTACTACATCACACTGATGAACGAGAACTACACCCATCCCGAGATGCCCAAGGGTGTCGAGGAAGGGATCAAGAAAGGTGCCTACCTCTTCAAGAAGGCAAAGAAGACCAAGAGCCCTGTTGTTCAACTGATGGGAAGCGGAACCATTCTGAGGGAAGTCATCGCTGCGGCCGAGCTGCTGTCAGCGGACTTCGGGGTGGAAGCGGATATCTGGAGCATCCTGGGGGTCAACGAACTGCATCGCGATGGTGTTGAGGCAGAGCGTTACAATCTGACCCACCCGGAGGCGAAAGCGAAGGTACCCTACCTTACCAAGCTTCTGGAAGATCATGACGGTCCGGTTGTAATCAGCACCGACTATATCAGGGCGTACCCTGAGCAGATCAGAAGGCTGATCCCCAACAAGCGTGTGACCATTTTGGGAACAGATGGCTTCGGCCGATCCGATTTCAGGCAGGCGTTGAGAAAATTCTTTGAAGTCGACCGGTACTACATCGCCGTTGCAGCGCTCAAGGGACTCGCGGACGAAGGCAAGATTCCTGCAAAGAGTGTCAGCGAGGCTATCAAGAAATACGGCATCGACGTCGACAAGCCCAATCCATTGACGAGGTAA
- a CDS encoding DegV family protein, translating to MTITGKDLYGSLTFGFYNLRENMHTINTINVFPVADGDTGSNISHTLKSILSNTDGSGSVSDISNNFARTALIGARGNSGMIIAQFFHGFSLIANEFEELTLKTLVAATREAVAAAYRAVETPMEGTILTVMRSWADQLSRFEGSDIPISIQLRRALRAARKAEKETTNQMELLRRAGVVDAGAKAFVSILEGVDQYLLNPARVFSETNLLVHAASSTSEPAHAHENSRYRYCTEALLRIPQGRQQQVRDAVTDLGDSLVLGSYQDQMRVHLHTDEPALMFERLGLLSHIEEQKVDDMFMQQLAVTNRNSDTVIVTDSSADIPQQVVDELRIYRIPQIIQIGESSYFDRITISSPLLLNILDSNAQKVSSSMPSIGEIQRHFEFLAQHYKHIVVLSVSSKLSGTYNAYQLAAKALQDKGADISIIDTKLNASAQGLVAQEAARSVARGVKGEALSQSIRETAERTTIMVSVQSLKMMVGGGRIPKKLGSLLLKLNLKPVVGLSKEGGGAILGLRLSRTGSIAALVGRFMKVYRKQGIQAYGLSYIGDASLAISVAQIVEQKTGMKPLFVEQASPVIALHAGKGSISLSYIAK from the coding sequence ATGACCATTACGGGAAAAGACCTTTATGGTTCTCTGACATTCGGCTTCTACAACCTCAGGGAAAACATGCATACGATCAATACCATCAACGTGTTTCCTGTTGCTGATGGTGATACAGGATCGAATATCTCCCATACGCTCAAGTCAATTCTTTCAAATACCGATGGATCGGGTTCCGTTTCCGATATCTCCAATAATTTCGCACGTACGGCCCTTATCGGGGCCAGGGGGAACTCGGGTATGATCATCGCCCAATTCTTCCATGGGTTCTCTCTTATCGCAAATGAGTTCGAAGAGCTTACGCTGAAAACCCTTGTTGCTGCGACGAGAGAAGCGGTGGCCGCAGCCTATCGTGCAGTTGAAACACCTATGGAAGGGACGATTCTTACCGTTATGAGAAGTTGGGCTGATCAACTTTCCCGTTTTGAGGGCTCAGATATTCCTATTTCCATACAGCTGCGCCGCGCACTGCGTGCTGCAAGGAAAGCTGAGAAGGAGACCACCAACCAGATGGAACTTTTACGTCGTGCAGGAGTGGTCGATGCCGGTGCAAAGGCATTTGTTTCCATTTTGGAAGGAGTTGATCAGTATCTGCTCAACCCAGCGAGAGTATTTTCGGAAACCAACCTGTTGGTGCATGCGGCTTCAAGTACAAGTGAGCCTGCCCATGCTCATGAGAATAGTCGGTATCGTTATTGCACGGAAGCTCTGCTTCGTATTCCACAAGGACGACAGCAGCAGGTACGGGATGCTGTGACGGACCTTGGTGATTCCTTGGTATTGGGAAGCTATCAGGACCAGATGCGGGTTCACCTGCATACCGACGAGCCTGCCTTGATGTTTGAGCGGCTGGGCTTGTTGTCCCACATCGAGGAGCAGAAGGTTGATGATATGTTCATGCAGCAGCTTGCCGTAACCAATCGAAATTCTGATACGGTCATTGTCACCGACTCCTCGGCTGACATTCCCCAGCAGGTAGTCGATGAGCTGCGAATCTACAGGATTCCTCAGATCATACAAATTGGAGAGTCCTCCTATTTCGACCGCATCACAATTTCTTCTCCTTTGTTGTTGAACATACTGGATAGCAATGCCCAGAAGGTGTCCTCCTCGATGCCTTCAATCGGTGAAATTCAGCGCCATTTTGAGTTTCTTGCCCAGCACTATAAACATATTGTGGTACTATCGGTTTCTTCCAAGCTCAGCGGTACATACAACGCGTATCAGTTGGCAGCCAAGGCGTTGCAGGATAAAGGCGCCGACATCTCCATTATCGATACGAAACTCAATGCTTCCGCCCAAGGACTTGTTGCACAAGAGGCTGCGCGCTCTGTTGCAAGAGGGGTGAAGGGGGAGGCGCTTTCGCAAAGCATTCGTGAAACAGCGGAGAGAACCACCATCATGGTATCGGTACAATCTCTTAAGATGATGGTTGGTGGAGGGAGAATTCCCAAAAAGCTTGGTTCCTTGTTGCTCAAGCTGAATCTCAAGCCGGTGGTAGGGCTCTCCAAGGAAGGCGGTGGTGCCATTTTGGGTTTGCGCTTATCCAGAACAGGAAGCATCGCTGCCTTGGTCGGGCGTTTCATGAAGGTATATCGAAAGCAGGGCATCCAGGCCTATGGACTGTCATATATCGGCGATGCAAGTCTGGCCATTTCTGTTGCACAGATAGTGGAGCAGAAAACAGGAATGAAACCACTGTTTGTCGAGCAGGCTTCTCCTGTCATCGCCTTGCATGCAGGCAAAGGGTCGATTTCCCTTTCGTACATAGCAAAGTGA
- the plsY gene encoding glycerol-3-phosphate 1-O-acyltransferase PlsY — translation MGNLLVTAALCLFGYLLGGIPTAYLVAKRKHIDLREKGSGNLGATNTSRTLGFRYGVTVGVLDLLKGVVPSLFALDFFSLPAVSLLCIGMATILGHVFSPYLPSQRGGKGVATGAGVIAVLFPSAIPVGLVVFFSVAIGTRYVSLASITTYVVLIPYYLIRSHIQGQPIEYARLVFLCLLSLLILFTHRTNVNRLIHHSEPKFSYSADKEHK, via the coding sequence ATGGGCAACCTGCTCGTAACGGCTGCACTCTGCCTTTTTGGGTATCTATTAGGTGGCATTCCCACCGCGTACCTTGTTGCGAAGAGAAAACACATCGACTTGCGCGAGAAGGGTAGTGGAAACCTCGGGGCTACCAATACAAGCAGGACTCTTGGGTTTCGCTATGGCGTCACCGTCGGGGTGCTGGACCTGCTCAAGGGAGTGGTCCCCTCCTTGTTTGCTCTGGACTTTTTCTCCCTGCCTGCTGTTTCGCTTCTGTGTATTGGCATGGCTACCATTTTAGGGCATGTTTTTTCTCCCTACCTTCCTTCACAAAGAGGAGGGAAGGGGGTGGCTACCGGAGCGGGGGTGATTGCTGTCCTGTTTCCATCGGCAATACCTGTCGGCCTGGTTGTTTTCTTTTCTGTTGCGATCGGTACCCGGTATGTTTCCTTGGCATCCATTACGACCTACGTCGTACTCATTCCTTATTATCTGATACGTTCCCATATCCAAGGTCAACCGATTGAGTATGCCCGATTGGTCTTCTTGTGCTTGTTGTCCTTGTTGATTCTCTTCACCCACAGGACGAACGTCAACCGTCTCATACATCACTCAGAACCAAAGTTCAGCTACTCGGCTGACAAGGAGCACAAATGA
- a CDS encoding DUF1295 domain-containing protein — translation MNLFLEILVISFGINTLFFVYAFIRKTDVVTDLSYSLSFLLAVLYLYVLHAEKALLQTLLLAVVSLWAVRLGSYLLSRILATKVDHRFDDKRNSFVKFGTFWLLQATAVWIILLPVTFAMGRQGLQINYPFLVGGLVVSLFGLVYETIADYQKNTFKKKNPKRLVTSGLWAYSRHPNYFGEVLVWWGIFVMVLPYLRGFNYLVVFGPVFITLLLLFVSGVNLLEASWKEKYGNEAYYQEYVRQTSLFIPWRKRS, via the coding sequence ATGAATCTATTTCTGGAAATCCTCGTCATTTCCTTCGGTATCAACACCCTGTTCTTCGTGTACGCCTTTATACGAAAAACCGATGTGGTAACAGACCTCTCCTATAGTCTGAGTTTCTTGCTTGCTGTCCTCTACCTGTATGTACTACATGCTGAGAAAGCCCTCTTGCAGACACTGCTGCTTGCTGTTGTGTCGCTTTGGGCGGTGCGGTTGGGCTCATACCTGCTGAGCCGCATTCTTGCGACCAAAGTCGATCATCGGTTCGATGACAAGCGTAATTCGTTTGTGAAATTCGGAACCTTCTGGCTTTTGCAGGCAACCGCCGTTTGGATCATCTTGTTACCGGTCACGTTTGCGATGGGTCGGCAAGGCTTGCAGATCAATTATCCTTTCCTTGTGGGAGGATTGGTTGTCTCCCTATTTGGTCTTGTCTACGAGACGATTGCCGATTATCAGAAGAACACCTTTAAAAAGAAGAACCCCAAGAGACTCGTTACCTCCGGCCTTTGGGCTTATAGCCGTCATCCGAATTACTTTGGTGAGGTGTTGGTATGGTGGGGAATTTTTGTGATGGTTCTTCCCTATCTGAGAGGGTTCAATTATCTCGTTGTCTTCGGGCCCGTATTCATAACCCTGTTGCTGCTGTTTGTGAGCGGCGTCAATCTCCTGGAAGCCTCCTGGAAAGAGAAGTATGGAAACGAGGCTTACTACCAGGAATATGTGCGTCAGACCTCCTTGTTTATTCCCTGGAGAAAGAGGTCCTGA